The Primulina eburnea isolate SZY01 chromosome 13, ASM2296580v1, whole genome shotgun sequence genome includes a region encoding these proteins:
- the LOC140809645 gene encoding uncharacterized protein isoform X2 — MDNGDGGLECRFSGLGRNDHININGNDGLFQVMKAVEAAEATIKQQVEENNRLRSELQKKNAEFEKAKLGDLRYQNCQSGDQCVEHVDESHRTDQIISGSHNQISEMRTMDIKSGRDLSNSALQEELNQNDMDQTRHSHMENHFDNGIVNGPSKHVGGGEVASDYYGASQFVSPSNTSISPIRYQLEGSSDSQLKISRHGLISMGENVNSQKQDLVPQVQEHEEEILQLKKHLAEYSTKETQIRNETYVLEKRISYMRMAFDQQQQELVDAASKAISYRQDIMEENVRLTYALQAAQLERSMFVSSLMPLLAEYSLQPPVADAQSIVSNIKVLFRHLREQLLVTEGKLKESQYQLAPWCSVVNPSNLSQSPFHPIEMRNGLELVQQPTFSNGNMPSSDAQTTLDEDLLGRPQSGLNDAVKNSEHDELGRYPHFANRSPASQEVPAQFAINRADSNLVRNNEETVSKKVTFGDLVRSRDVDEPDIQGNQSDREPSVNWTSKASAYTTTLDDPNSSYPPYLAPVLEEPSSSFSDDDDPLPAIKDLQISGDAYPGQQLQASGFSINGTTSCNFGWLRHMEDGSFNYIDGAKQPDYLVSADDVDTYLAIEVQPLDDRKRKGELVKVFANEHRKITLGQEMHTCIEKTLYGGHASYKLSLSTGYLDIWEPVTLTIKRDGYSIKCSGGDVITDKFSSSTIVSIPSGSVTEFSIFDSSGTERLLRAENSSTDVSSLRDTIVLTLRLFTVKANEKKKGKKKGLFFNK, encoded by the exons ATGGACAATGGGGATGGTGGTTTGGAATGTAGATTTTCTGGGTTGGGGAGGAACGATCACATAAATATCAATGGCAACGATGGATTGTTTCAGGTGATGAAAGCTGTTGAAGCTGCTGAGGCCACCATTAAACAGCAG GTGGAAGAGAACAATCGCTTGAGATCTGAACTCCAGAAAAAAAACGCGGAATTTGAGAAAGCT AAATTAGGTGATCTGAGATATCAAAATTGCCAATCAGGtgatcaatgtgttgaacaTGTTGATGAATCTCACAGAACTGATCAAATTATTTCGGGGTCCCATAATCAAATAAGTGAAATGAGAACTATGGATATTAAATCTGGACGTGATTTATCAAATTCTGCTCTTCAAGAAGAATTGAATCAAAATGATATGGACCAGACAAGACACTCTCATATGGAAAATCATTTTGATAATGGCATAGTAAATGGACCATCAAAGCATGTCGGGGGTGGTGAGGTAGCATCAGATTATTACGGTGCTTCACAGTTTGTCTCACCATCTAATACATCAATTTCCCCTATTAG GTACCAGCTAGAAGGCAGTTCAGATTCACAGCTAAAAATATCTCGACACGGTTTGATTTCAATGGGTGAAAATGTTAATAGTCAAAAGCAG GATCTTGTTCCACAGGTCCAGGAACATGAAGAGGAGATTTTGCAATTAAAAAAACATCTTGCAGAGTACTCCACAAAG GAAACGCAAATCCGGAATGAGACATATGTTCTGGAGAAGCGCATATCATATATGCGTATG GCCTTCGATCAGCAACAACAAGAACTTGTTGATGCTGCATCTAAAGCAATTTCTTACAGACAAGACATTATGGAGGAGAATGTACGGCTTACATATGCATTGCAG GCTGCACAACTAGAAAGATCAATGTTTGTATCTTCTTTAATGCCTCTTCTTGCTGAATATTCTCTTCAGCCACCTGTTGCTGATGCCCAATCCATTGTCAGTAACATCAAG GTTTTATTTAGACATTTGCGAGAGCAGCTTCTTGTGACTGAG GGAAAGCTCAAGGAGTCACAGTACCAACTAGCTCCCTGGTGCTCTGTTGTGAATCCCTCAAATTTGAGTCAATCACCATTTCATCCTATCGAG ATGAGAAATGGGTTGGAACTGGTGCAGCAACCAACATTTTCTAATGGAAATATGCCATCTTCAGATGCTCAAACAACACTTGACGAAGATTTACTGGGTCGACCTCAAAGTGGTCTGAATGATGCTGTGAAGAACTCGGAGCACGATGAATTAGGGAGATATCCACATTTTGCGAACAG GAGTCCTGCATCCCAGGAAGTACCTGCACAGTTTGCAATTAACCGGGCTGATTCAAATCTTGTTCGAAATAACGAAGAAACTGTGAGTAAAAAGGTCACATTTGGTGATCTGGTTCGAAGTAGGGATGTTGATGAACCTGACATTCAAGGGAATCAAAGTGATAGAGAGCCTTCAGTTAATTGGACTTCTAAAGCTTCTGCATACACCACAACTCTCGATGATCCTAACTCCTCGTATCCTCCTTATCTAGCACCAGTTCTTGAGGAACCATCATCCTCTTTCTCTGATG ATGATGACCCACTACCAGCAATAAAGGATCTCCAAATATCAGGCGACGCTTATCCCGGACAGCAACTCCAAGCTAGTGGATTTTCTATCAATGGAACAACCAGTTGTAATTTTGGA TGGTTACGGCACATGGAAGATGGATCTTTTAATTATATTGatg GTGCAAAGCAACCAGATTATCTTGTTTCCGCTGACGATGTTGATACATATCTTGCCATTGAAGTACAGCCGCTTGATGACCGGAAACGGAAG GGTGAACTTGTGAAGGTCTTCGCCAATGAGCATAGGAAAATCACATTAG GTCAAGAAATGCACACTTGCATAGAGAAGACTCTTTATGGCGGTCATGCTTCATATAAATTATCACTGTCG ACTGGATATCTTGATATATGGGAGCCAGTTACATTGACCATAAAAAGGGATGGTTACAGCATAAAGTGCAGTGGTGGTGATGTAATCACTGATAAGTTTTCCTCCTCCACAATT GTCTCAATTCCTTCTGGAAGTGTGACAGAATTTTCCATTTTTGATTCAAGTGGGACTGAACGccttttgagggcagagaataGCTCGACGGATGTAAGTAG TTTGAGGGATACAATTGTTCTTACCCTAAGGTTATTCACCGTGAAG gcTAATGAAAAGAAGAAAGGGAAGAAAAAAGGCCTGTTTTTCAACAAGTAA
- the LOC140809645 gene encoding uncharacterized protein isoform X6: MRTMDIKSGRDLSNSALQEELNQNDMDQTRHSHMENHFDNGIVNGPSKHVGGGEVASDYYGASQFVSPSNTSISPIRYQLEGSSDSQLKISRHGLISMGENVNSQKQDLVPQVQEHEEEILQLKKHLAEYSTKETQIRNETYVLEKRISYMRMAFDQQQQELVDAASKAISYRQDIMEENVRLTYALQAAQLERSMFVSSLMPLLAEYSLQPPVADAQSIVSNIKVLFRHLREQLLVTEGKLKESQYQLAPWCSVVNPSNLSQSPFHPIEMRNGLELVQQPTFSNGNMPSSDAQTTLDEDLLGRPQSGLNDAVKNSEHDELGRYPHFANRSPASQEVPAQFAINRADSNLVRNNEETVSKKVTFGDLVRSRDVDEPDIQGNQSDREPSVNWTSKASAYTTTLDDPNSSYPPYLAPVLEEPSSSFSDAADDDPLPAIKDLQISGDAYPGQQLQASGFSINGTTSCNFGWLRHMEDGSFNYIDGAKQPDYLVSADDVDTYLAIEVQPLDDRKRKGELVKVFANEHRKITLGQEMHTCIEKTLYGGHASYKLSLSTGYLDIWEPVTLTIKRDGYSIKCSGGDVITDKFSSSTIVSIPSGSVTEFSIFDSSGTERLLRAENSSTDVSSLRDTIVLTLRLFTVKANEKKKGKKKGLFFNK; encoded by the exons ATGAGAACTATGGATATTAAATCTGGACGTGATTTATCAAATTCTGCTCTTCAAGAAGAATTGAATCAAAATGATATGGACCAGACAAGACACTCTCATATGGAAAATCATTTTGATAATGGCATAGTAAATGGACCATCAAAGCATGTCGGGGGTGGTGAGGTAGCATCAGATTATTACGGTGCTTCACAGTTTGTCTCACCATCTAATACATCAATTTCCCCTATTAG GTACCAGCTAGAAGGCAGTTCAGATTCACAGCTAAAAATATCTCGACACGGTTTGATTTCAATGGGTGAAAATGTTAATAGTCAAAAGCAG GATCTTGTTCCACAGGTCCAGGAACATGAAGAGGAGATTTTGCAATTAAAAAAACATCTTGCAGAGTACTCCACAAAG GAAACGCAAATCCGGAATGAGACATATGTTCTGGAGAAGCGCATATCATATATGCGTATG GCCTTCGATCAGCAACAACAAGAACTTGTTGATGCTGCATCTAAAGCAATTTCTTACAGACAAGACATTATGGAGGAGAATGTACGGCTTACATATGCATTGCAG GCTGCACAACTAGAAAGATCAATGTTTGTATCTTCTTTAATGCCTCTTCTTGCTGAATATTCTCTTCAGCCACCTGTTGCTGATGCCCAATCCATTGTCAGTAACATCAAG GTTTTATTTAGACATTTGCGAGAGCAGCTTCTTGTGACTGAG GGAAAGCTCAAGGAGTCACAGTACCAACTAGCTCCCTGGTGCTCTGTTGTGAATCCCTCAAATTTGAGTCAATCACCATTTCATCCTATCGAG ATGAGAAATGGGTTGGAACTGGTGCAGCAACCAACATTTTCTAATGGAAATATGCCATCTTCAGATGCTCAAACAACACTTGACGAAGATTTACTGGGTCGACCTCAAAGTGGTCTGAATGATGCTGTGAAGAACTCGGAGCACGATGAATTAGGGAGATATCCACATTTTGCGAACAG GAGTCCTGCATCCCAGGAAGTACCTGCACAGTTTGCAATTAACCGGGCTGATTCAAATCTTGTTCGAAATAACGAAGAAACTGTGAGTAAAAAGGTCACATTTGGTGATCTGGTTCGAAGTAGGGATGTTGATGAACCTGACATTCAAGGGAATCAAAGTGATAGAGAGCCTTCAGTTAATTGGACTTCTAAAGCTTCTGCATACACCACAACTCTCGATGATCCTAACTCCTCGTATCCTCCTTATCTAGCACCAGTTCTTGAGGAACCATCATCCTCTTTCTCTGATG CTGCAGATGATGACCCACTACCAGCAATAAAGGATCTCCAAATATCAGGCGACGCTTATCCCGGACAGCAACTCCAAGCTAGTGGATTTTCTATCAATGGAACAACCAGTTGTAATTTTGGA TGGTTACGGCACATGGAAGATGGATCTTTTAATTATATTGatg GTGCAAAGCAACCAGATTATCTTGTTTCCGCTGACGATGTTGATACATATCTTGCCATTGAAGTACAGCCGCTTGATGACCGGAAACGGAAG GGTGAACTTGTGAAGGTCTTCGCCAATGAGCATAGGAAAATCACATTAG GTCAAGAAATGCACACTTGCATAGAGAAGACTCTTTATGGCGGTCATGCTTCATATAAATTATCACTGTCG ACTGGATATCTTGATATATGGGAGCCAGTTACATTGACCATAAAAAGGGATGGTTACAGCATAAAGTGCAGTGGTGGTGATGTAATCACTGATAAGTTTTCCTCCTCCACAATT GTCTCAATTCCTTCTGGAAGTGTGACAGAATTTTCCATTTTTGATTCAAGTGGGACTGAACGccttttgagggcagagaataGCTCGACGGATGTAAGTAG TTTGAGGGATACAATTGTTCTTACCCTAAGGTTATTCACCGTGAAG gcTAATGAAAAGAAGAAAGGGAAGAAAAAAGGCCTGTTTTTCAACAAGTAA